A genomic window from Cydia strobilella chromosome 26, ilCydStro3.1, whole genome shotgun sequence includes:
- the LOC134753312 gene encoding zinc finger protein 431-like: MPYKCGQCSYACAKKSNLQRHVRKHTEKKLYKCGQCCFASAQKFNLDEHVRTHTREKRYKCGQCNYASNYKGSVRVHVRKHTGEKPYKCGHCCFASAQKSNLQEHVRTHTGEKPYKCSQCSFASAYKSNLQEHVRTHTGEKPYKCAQCSYASKYKSNVRVHVRTHTGEKPYKCGQCSFASAYKSSLQEHVRTHTGEKPYKCAQCSFASAQKSHLQKHERTHTGEKPYKCGQCSYASAQKFHLQEHVRKHTGDKPYKCGQCSYAGAKKSNLQEHVRTHTGEKPYKCVQCSYASAQKSHLQKHEMTHTGEKPYKCRQCSYASAQKSHLQEHVRKHTGDKPYKCGQCSYASAKKYNLQEHVRRTHWREALQM, translated from the coding sequence ATGCCTTACAAATGTGGCCAGTGTAGTTACGCTTGTGCCAAAAAGTCTAATTTGCAAAGACATGTAAGGAAACACACAgagaaaaagttatacaaatGTGGTCAGTGTTGTTTCGCTAGTgcccaaaaatttaatttggaTGAACATGTAAGGACACACACAAGGGAAAAGCGTTACAAATGTGGCCAGTGTAACTATGCTAGCAACTACAAAGGCAGCGTGCGAGTCCATGTAAGGAAACACACAGgggaaaagccttacaaatgtggtcATTGTTGTTTCGCTAGTGCCCAAAAATCTAATTTGCAAGAACATGTAAGGACACACACAGgggaaaagccttacaaatgtagtcagtGTAGTTTCGCTAGTGCCTATAAATCTAATTTGCAAGAACATGTAAGGACACACACAGgggaaaagccttacaaatgtgctCAGTGTAGCTATGCTAGCAAATACAAAAGTAACGTGCGAGTCCATGTAAGGACACACACAGgggaaaagccttacaaatgtggtcAGTGTAGTTTCGCTAGCGCCTATAAATCTAGTTTGCAAGAACATGTAAGGACACACACAGgggaaaagccttacaaatgtgctCAGTGTAGTTTCGCTAGTGCCCAAAAATCTCATTTGCAAAAACATGAAAGGACACACACTGGGGAAAAACCTTACAAATGTGGTCAGTGTAGTTACGCTAGTGCCCAAAAATTTCATTTGCAAGAACATGTAAGGAAACACACTGGGGataagccttacaaatgtggtcAGTGTAGTTACGCTGGTGccaaaaaatctaatttgcaagaacatgtaaggacacacacaggggaaaagccttacaaatgtgttCAGTGTAGTTACGCTAGTGCCCAAAAATCTCATTTgcaaaaacatgaaatgacaCACACTGGGGAAAAACCTTACAAATGTCGTCAGTGTAGTTACGCTAGTGCGCAAAAATCTCATTTGCAAGAACATGTAAGGAAACACACTGGggacaagccttacaaatgtggtcagtgtagttacgctagtgccaaaaaatataatttgcaagaACATGTAAGGAGGACACACTGGAGAGAAGcgttacaaatgtga